DNA from Elaeis guineensis isolate ETL-2024a chromosome 2, EG11, whole genome shotgun sequence:
GGAACTTTTGTTGCATTACTCTATCCCCCCTCAGCCATGTGACTTGATTCAATTCTACCCCGTAAACCTTAAAAACCTAGGTTTTGTTGAGATTTCACAATCATTGAATGCCATTGATGAATATTTCTTCCTGATGATGAGAACTAGTCGGCATTCGTCACCATTCACTTCTACAAAACTCTGAGAAAAACGAGGCCATAAAAtgtgagggaaaaaaaaaaaatcttgttatTCCAATTTCAAACCAGGATAAGAAATTTTGGCGTGGCCAGAGAGCTTTGCAACGCCCTAACACCTCTCCTCGTCGGTGCATTCGAATCATTCCCCGGAAgtcaagaaaaagaataagaaatcaaaattaaaaccACATTATACTCGTTTTTAATCGCACAAAAAGGTTCATTTTTATGCAGCAGATCGGAGAGTTTCACGCACCCTGGTGCAAGAAAACCTAGACACCAGATTTCCCGATCATCCAGCACTAAAACACCGCTCATCTTCAGCAAGAAACATGCACATCAAAAACCCTAGCTTCCAAGCAGGCAAAAAAAGACCgtgggggaagagagagaaagaagccaTGGGAGAGAAGTCTTTCTCCTCTATAACTATGATAAAAGGAAGCCATTAGAAGGAAGCCatggagaaagaaaaatattgcAATAAAATGTGAGGAAAAACTTCTTTTCCCATTTAAAACCTAGACAAGAAATTTGGGAGAGTAAGAGGGGCGTACTGAGGACGAGGACCGGGGCGTGCATGGCTGGAGAGAAGAGAGATAGATTCCGAGAATGGTCGTCCTTCGCGAGGCGATGCCTAAAATGGCAGCGTTCGTTCTTGGGACGGCGACGCCCGGGTAGTCTCAATGGTTCTTGGCGTTCTTCGGAGCGACAGAGAACAAAAACCCTCGCCCCCAGTTCCTTGATACCCTTATGCTCCACTCCTTTACAAAGTGGGAAAACTAATGAAGGGCTCGGGCAAGCATCACGCACAAAGCGCGTGAGAAGATGGACCGCTTCGGTGTTTGAGGAAGTGGACACCGGACCAGAGCGGCTTGTGTCGGGTCGATAGAGTCTCCTAGCCCGGTGGCTCAAATTTCTGGCGACCAGCCGCGACCGACCGGACGATTGGTTCGTTCTTGAGACCGCTCGTTCCGGTTCATTTAACCTTCCCAGCTGCTATGGATGTTCATTTGTTGGCATGATGAAGAGGATGGACGGATGTGGTTGGGAGTCTAGAAAAAAAATAAGGCCATTGTTGCGTCGGGATGAAggagcattttttttttaaataatttttttaattttttataaaattattttttaaaaataaaattatgatgtatttgattgatcataaaaatatgacttactataaaatagtttatatgtggatgagtacttattttttttaaaaaattatataaaatatctattatatctttaatagatataaaataatatattttttctcataaattttatataaatataaatattatatttatattaatattaatataatattaatatattataatataacattagatcataataatttattatgttgatctaatactaatatattaatataatatgaatattttaatataataaatttattaataagatataaatattatattatattaataaaaatattatattaatattaataaaaatattatattaatgtaaatattaaaatataataaatattaatattatatttatataaataataatataatattatattactattcagtatttgATTCTtaccatctattgatattttattatattttaattatgaatcttaaaaaaatattttagaaaaaaaaagtacCACTACTTCCATATCATGGAAAGTGCCAAAACCCACGTTCTCTGTAGATTTCCACTTCCCATCAAATGTGAAAAATCACTTTTCATGGAAAGTATTTTTTTCACTCTCTCTTTTTAAAATTCTAACTAAACAAgagactttttttttattttcaaaaaatattttttttttctccacttcctgtcaaccaaacgagtccatagattttttttttctgtatggCCATGGAGGGTTGCATTATAATTGGATAAGAATAATAGTTATGAGATATTAAATAACAAGCAGTTCTGCCGTGCAGGcatatgttaatgcattaatcaaGCTCTTCTTCAGtggtataattttttatgatgatgcaTGTTTTATAGCAGTCTATCAGAAAACTATGGTTGTGCTTCACAATTTACATCTATATCCACAAGATGTCATACATTAGAGCCTAGCATAGCTAGGAAAGAGATGGGAGTCAAGAATAGAACGAAACTTAGAACAAGAGAATTATGAATCAATAAGAAGATGAATCTATTTTAACATGATTCTCAAAAAATTTAGAGACTATTTGGATGATTAGGCTAAATGTCATAGAAGATTCATGAATTAGATCGGTACAACCAACACATTCATAAAATTATAGACTGAATTACGCATATATTCATAAATACTCAAAAGTATCTTTGCAGGGGCCGATGTCAGATTTTTTtcttcctacgggagtcaggctggtCCACTTCAAGGTACCTATGGACATTTATGGATATAGGTCTAATTCAATTTAATTTTGTTGATTGTACCGGCGCAACTCATAACTTTCCGCTCATCCAAATACACAGGTGTAATATGAAAAGAAATCAGCAGGGTTCATCAAAAGAGTATGCACGTGCATGCCTCAGCAAGCAATGTCATACCAGGATGGGTATATGCCGATTCCGCACTCTAGAGGAGGTCGTGCAGAGATACGTACAAAAATATACGCTGGCAAAAGGAGCAATTAAAAGGAAGGCACAACAAAAGCCAACCCAACCGAACAAGGGCTGAAAGGCCTCGAAGCCAGATTCAGCACGGAATTTAAAGAAAGCTTACACTGTAAACATCAATCCCTGGCCAGCCTATCCAAAAACTGGGTCGAGGCTACCAACCCCGCGCTCCATCAGagagggtacttctttttcaggctGACACAACCTTAGAATGAACCATGGTTTTGCATTATCACAACTCTGGGCTTGAATCAGAAAGATTTGTGCTCCCTCCTATTAACTATGACATGTTCTCTGATATTCTGGTTCATTTAGTACAGGTtcgttttcaaaattaaaattcgtTATTTGTTAATGAATCCGATTCGTGGGGAGTAGGATCAGAGATACATTTCTAGATATTAGAATACATGTTTTATTGATATGATAGAAGAATGCTGGAATTCCTTTAACTAAGTTGAATTTGATTAAATGTAAAAACTAAATTATACATGTTTCCGGACAAAATTTATGTATCATTCAATCCTATATAAGATTCATGTTGTTCTCCATTAAAATAAAAAGTTACTTGagaaatctaaaatattctccagCCCACTTCTCcatgacttttttttttccttatgacAGAACCCCACTTCCCTATGTTGCCCAGGTGATGTCATCaacttctttatcattttggatcCAAAATCCTACTCTTATTGGCTTCATTATCTTAGAAACACCTTGCCATTCAAAGTTTTGTATTTGCAATCATTTGAATCTCAGTCGCCCATTTTTTTTTCACCTTATCTCCTCCTGTCCAAGTTATAGcaaattttatcacaaattagCCCGGAACGTGCTAGTTAGCAAATCATCTCTATTGCACATAATTTAAGTTTTTAGTTGGTTGTAATATTTAAATCTCATGGAACAAAACTATCTTGTTTTTCTAATAGAAGAAGATATGCTGTTGTCTCACTCCATCTTAATACTTGGAATAGGAAATATTTCGAGATATACCAATAGGGACAATGAAAGAATGATCATACTTAGATGGTATTCTATCCTACTATCTTGTACTATGTTTCATTGGGATTCACATCCATGGTTGCTTAGGTTTTTTCTATGAATTTGTCgatcaaataaaatattaagtgaaaaaatttttatatcccACTATTATATGACCGGTGATGTGGGGAATATTTCGATGGACCTCGGTGTGATCTAAGGTGGATAAATTTAGCATGATCAACCTCGGTCTTCGGACATAAACGATCAAAAATTAAGATCGTACCAATCTGAAAATCCTAACAGTAGTTACGTTCACAACTATTATCATACGATTAAGGCTCTCATAATTGGCAAAAGATGTGACTAGTCGTTGCAACCCACTTAAACCATAAACTAGTTATTGCATGCAGTTACTGTATGTATCTTATTATAAAAACAATAACCGCCCttcctctataaataaagagagtaGGGTACCACTAGGTAAGTTGCTCAAATTCCATTTGTCATTCGTACGCtcattcattcattttttttttttttctgtttcacTATTTTTCGGATTTGATTAGCTTAAGTATTGAAAGATCTGCCGTCAGAAAAattctgataaatttttttttttagattcaatAATCAATTGAGAAGCTTCGACTATCATATCAATTTTAGTTTACTCCGATTCTACCGACCTTAGTCCGATCCCAGAGTTTAGTGCCAACAACCTGCATATGAATTAACTTCATCATTTCTCTTTCATAAAAACAAAATTCTAGTTCTTTATCTAAATTGGGActcaaatatatttttgatttactctttctctttatatttatCTTTCTGGGTATGATGCGAACATTAGGATGGTAAGCTTTTTATGAAAACATGTTGGCGATAATAAtaagtttataattttttatttatagatatagatatttattattttatattaacataatttattatatttcaccggaaaaatttaaaagtttaCCGAGTGCGTGGTAGTCAGAGTTTCAGGCCCGCTCGTTCTCAGATAAGAAAGGTTGCGAGAGGTGCGCTAACTTCAGCAGTGGGTGGATAAGAGGGAGGATGCCGACGGTGTCGTCTCCAAACCCCCACCACACCTTCCTCCATCCAATCCACCACCGCCGCCGGGCCCTCCTCCTCCTAACCCTCGCCGCCCCCTTCGTCCTCCACCGCCGCCCGCTCTCCGCCGGCGCGCGCGGTCTCTTCCGCATGCCTCCGGCCCGGCTCGCCAATCGGTACTTCTTGGTGCGGGCGGGGGAGTCGGAGTACGAGAGTGCAGGGGTCGTGCGGACGAACCCGGTGGCCAAGACCGCCGTCGACAGCGGCCTTTCGCCGGAGGGCGCGAGGCAGGCCGCGAGAGCCGCGCTCGAGCTCAAGAAGATCGGAGCGTGCGACGATAGCTGCTGGATCTGGCCTTCCATCACCCAGAGATCTTATCAAGCGGCCGAGATCATCGCCTCCGTCAACGGCGTGGATAGGAGGTCAGTCCAACAAATTCAATTGATCTTTGGTGCTTATAACTTATTTCGTTTTCCAATTTTTCCAatgtattaattattttttcccATTGTTTTGTAGCCACATAGTTCCGGAGTACAGTTTTTTGGATGCCCGGGGTCTGGGGGCTTTCGAAGGAAGGAGTTTAGGTTCTATAGCGGAGGTATGATGTGAAAGAAATATCAAAATTCTATTCTTTTACCTGCTATATTGTTCATGAATATCTATCCTTTGGAGACCAGAATTTGGGTGAAATGtgtcaaaattaatattttatctgAAGAAGGACAAAGTAGCTTGTAAAGATCCTGATGTAATGTAAGGGGAAGTCTGAGCTCATCATACGAGTTGGTTCTTATGAACGTGTACACTTGGGGAAAAAAGTACATCAGAAACTGGAtaggaaaataaagaaattttatttgaaaataaatattaaataaacttCTTCTTAAACTTGAAAGTGTAGcgtctattaaatattaaataagcaTCTATTTTTCTGGATTTGATGTTTGTATTGATGCTCTGTTGCTTTATAAAAGAGTAAATAGATAAATTGTGGAATTGACATCACAAGAAAAAAAATGTGAGGGTAGCGTACTTCTTAAAAGGTGCAAATAGATGCTGGAGCTGTTGTCAGTCTTGGAAACATCCTCCTTCCCTCAAATTCATCCTTGTCTATGCTGAAAACCTCTGCTTCTTATTTGGTTTTTTGTATCATGGATGTCGGTTCGTGCTTTATGGAGCTTAGCTTGCATTTGCATTACAGAAATAGAAGACCAAGCTGATGGCCCAGGCCTGTTGCCCCAGCCTTACCAACTACCATAATCATGCTCTAAAAGAGAAACTATGAATGCAAATTCATAAGGCTCTGGGCAAAGAATCTTAAGGAAATCAAGATATATAAAAGGGACCTGCTGTTAAAATGTTTAAATTCAAAATGCAATCAAATGGAAGTATCAAAAGCTAAGACAACAAAGAATATATGAATGCTAAAAATGCCATACTTATCTATGATATGGGAGAGTTTTGGTTAAGCCCAAAGATTGCTACAGGGGCTGTCCAACTCAGCATTGTCTGGCTGAACTCTGGTGGGAAGCCATGTGCACATTCATCACCTCCATTtgacttcatttagactgagaaaataaATGATAGTCATGTTTGAAGCAACATTGTCTTCTGGCACTATATCAGGTGACCAAGGTTGTTTTAGACAGCTACTTTGTGTAATAAGAACTGGACCAGCCGACCTGCCTGTCTTTTTATATGACTGATGGCCTCTGAAAAAAGTTAGCAAGCTAATGTTAGACGAGAAGTTTCAGAGGGTGTATATGTGAAATTTGGGTGCATTTGAGTGAGGATGCCACCAGTTTGGCAAAGGCTGGTAACGAGAAAAGAAATTCCCAAACAAAGTTGTTGAGTAAGGCCTTTCCTAAGCTATGGCCTATGCATTAAAGGCTCCTTGAGATAGCATGCATGCGTATCATAATTAAAGTTGGATAACTGATGTGTTATTCTGGAAAGATGAATGGGAGGAAATTTGACCAATTTCAGTGAACAGTCAAGTTATGGAGCATCACAGGAGGTACTTGGGTTGATTTGGTTGATAAAGCTGGAGAATAAAATGCTTAATTCATTAGGAAGTATACTGGTGCTTGCTTATAAGAAGAGCAATACTACAACCAAACACAATTTTCTGATTTACCCTGGTGAATCACCTCTCCTGCTATTGGAAACTCTGGCTACAGAGGGGCTGCTAGAAGACATGGTTATTCATTTCATCCAAAATGAAAATTACTTGGATGCTAAATGTCTCAGCATGATGGGATTATGAAGTGTGgattacttcttcttcttcttattttttatatcttttgagaAGAGAAGTGAGGATTACTTTTCATTTGCAAAGGTGTATTTTTGTTTGCATATATATTAGATTATCTTGATACTCATTAGAAGATAGAATCATGCTATGAATCCAACTAGGGAAAGACTTTAAATAACTAGATAAAACCTGGGAGGAAGAATTTGAAAATGCATTTGTTGAAAAAGGATACAGCTCTGATAGTAACAATGTAGAATATTCAAAAAGGTGACTGAAATAGATgctctaaaaaaatattgatttgtgACATGGTCATGGAACAACTAAAGAATATATCAGTTTTCAGTAATACTGTCATCAAGTCAGTTGCaaatgttttttatttttaatattttactttgATACAAATTCTTCAGGTGTATGAATCGGATAGTATTTCTCCAAATATTAAGCCACCTCCAATTGATGATGGAACGCCAAATGAGAGTGTGGAAGATGTATTTGTTCGGGTGACACAACTTATGTCTATATTAGAGACCCAATATTCTGGAGATACTGTAATTATTGTTTCACCAGATTCAGATAATTTAACAGTTCTGCAAGCTGGCTTAGTAGGACTCGACCTTCGCAGGTAACAATCATTTATTTTTGCTCTCTGAAGTCTTTACCTGATGAATATCAATTTCTAGCCTCTCTGCTGCCATTCTATATTTTGGTCTTAAATATTTCAACAGGCTCTATATCTTTCTCATTAATTGATCAAACTTCTTTCTGTTTGTCAGGACCTTTTCTTTCCACCC
Protein-coding regions in this window:
- the LOC105048008 gene encoding uncharacterized protein, translated to MPTVSSPNPHHTFLHPIHHRRRALLLLTLAAPFVLHRRPLSAGARGLFRMPPARLANRYFLVRAGESEYESAGVVRTNPVAKTAVDSGLSPEGARQAARAALELKKIGACDDSCWIWPSITQRSYQAAEIIASVNGVDRSHIVPEYSFLDARGLGAFEGRSLGSIAEVYESDSISPNIKPPPIDDGTPNESVEDVFVRVTQLMSILETQYSGDTVIIVSPDSDNLTVLQAGLVGLDLRRHSDLLFGPGEVRLVDPDSIPDYKQPASAVYKCTNPPSCK